The following coding sequences are from one Numenius arquata chromosome 29, bNumArq3.hap1.1, whole genome shotgun sequence window:
- the WNT1 gene encoding proto-oncogene Wnt-1: MRAAALGLALRALWALALSSLSNTLAVNNSGRWWGIINVASSTNLLTDSKNVQLVLDPSLQLLSRKQRKLIRQNPGILHSVSSGLLTAIKECKWQFRNRRWNCPTSQGPNIFGKIVNRGCRETAFIFAITSAGVTHSVARSCSEGSIESCTCDYRRRGPGGPDWHWGGCSDNIDFGRLFGREFVDSSEKGRDLRFLMNLHNNEAGRMTVFSEMRQECKCHGMSGSCTVRTCWMRLPTFRAVGDVLKDRFDGASRVIYGNKGSNRASRVELHHLEPENPAHKPPSPHDLVYFEKSPNFCTYSGKTGTAGTAGRFCNSSSPGLDGCELLCCGRGYRTRTQRVTERCNCTFHWCCHVSCLNCTNTQVLHECL, encoded by the exons ATGCGAGCCGCCGCGCTGGGGCTGGCCCTCCGGGCGCTCTGGGCTCTggccctctcctctctctccaatACGCTGGCAGTGAACAACAGCGGACGGTGGTG GGGCATCATCAACGTGGCCTCGTCCACCAACCTGCTGACGGACTCCAAGAACGTGCAGCTGGTGCTGGACCCCAGCCTGCAGCTGCTGAGCCGCAAGCAGCGCAAGCTGATCCGCCAGAACCCTGGCATCCTGCACAGCGTCAGCTCCGGCCTCCTGACCGCCATCAAGGAGTGCAAGTGGCAGTTCCGCAACCGCCGCTGGAACTGTCCCACCTCCCAGGGCCCTAACATCTTCGGCAAAATTGTCAACCGGG GCTGCCGGGAGACGGCATTCATCTTTGCTATCACCAGCGCTGGCGTAACGCACTCGGTGGCCCGGTCATGCTCTGAGGGCTCCATTGAGTCCTGTACCTGCGACTACCGACGCCGTGGCCCTGGGGGGCCCgactggcactgggggggctgcagcgaCAACATCGACTTTGGGCGTCTCTTCGGGAGGGAGTTTGTGGACTCCAGTGAGAAGGGCCGTGACCTGCGCTTCCTCATGAACCTGCACAACAACGAGGCCGGGCGCATG ACGGTCTTCTCAGAGATGCGCCAGGAGTGCAAGTGCCACGGCATGTCAGGCTCCTGCACCGTCCGCACATGCTGGATGCGGCTGCCCACCTTCCGTGCCGTGGGCGACGTCCTGAAGGACCGCTTCGACGGTGCCTCCCGCGTCATCTATGGCAACAAGGGCAGCAACCGGGCGTCGCGGGTGGAGCTGCATCACCTGGAGCCCGAGAACCCCGCCCACAAACCCCCCTCGCCCCACGACCTTGTCTACTTTGAGAAGTCGCCCAATTTCTGCACCTACAGCGGGAAGACAGGGACGGCAGGCACAGCTGGGCGCTTCTGCAACAGCTCCTCGCCGGGGCTGGATGGGTGCGAGCTGCTGTGCTGCGGGCGCGGGTACCGCACGCGCACCCAGCGTGTCACTGAGCGTTGTAACTGCACCTTCCACTGGTGCTGCCACGTCAGCTGCCTGAACTGCACCAACACACAGGTGCTGCACGAGTGCCTGTGA